A segment of the Ipomoea triloba cultivar NCNSP0323 chromosome 1, ASM357664v1 genome:
AACAACCATGTCAAGATCTCAAAGAAACTGTCTTGAATTTCCCTTGTTTACTTAGTAAATAAAGCAAAAGAATACAAAATTTTTCCTTACCCGACTTTGCCATCACAGCAGCCAACCCAACAGTCTTCAAGCAAATGGTTTTTCCTCCAATATTGGGGCCAGTAATGACCAGAACTTTAGtattttgggctataaatatgTCAACAGGAATAGGGGGGAGCTTGTTTAACTTTAGCAACCTGCATAAACAGGAATAAGCTACACCATTTATATTTCTAAGAAACTTATACATGAAAAGTAGAATCAATTCTTAAGGCTAAGCAGCCACCTCCATCTCCAAGGATGATATGTCCAAATTTGATTCTTCACGAGTAACAGAGGTGCCCTTGTCTTGTGGCAAAAATAAATCAGGATATGCACCTCCAAGTGACAGGCTATACTGTGCTCGAGCattaatctatctatctatctatatatatatatatatatatatatatatatagtcaaaatGAATATTAGTGGTATCCTTAACTAATCACTGGAATAAcataaaactaaatttaaaaaatgtgctGCATGCAAACTGGAAAGGCAGAGACAGGTTATCAGAAGCCCAAAAACAATGAAGCTTCAAGGTCAATTAGGTCATACAATTTTAGTACAGATCAATATGTTAGTGGGGAAACATGGAGGAAACAACTAATTGCATGCAAAAGTTTGGCGCTTTTATATGGGATACCTACAGCATCTATTCCAACTATGATACTGAAAACATTTTCGATGTCATGAAGATCTTCTTGCATCTACAGtccacaagaaaataaatagaaaGAGAATTGGTCAGAAACCCATTACAAAATATGACAATGCAAGATAGGGGGAACCTTCTTTGTTATCTTAAAGAGAACATCAGCCTCAGCCTTAGTTTTAATGCAACAGCTGGGAGAGGTTCGATAATACTTCCCATACCTGAACCGCTACAATAAACTACCAGTCTCAACCAACATTATGCATAAATAATTATGTCATTGTAAACTAAAAGAGGAACAATTGTCTCACAAACCACATAAGAAAATAGTGTATTCCTTCTTATCGTTGCATTTGAAACTAAAAATCCCATTCATATTATTGGAAACATACTATGCTAGTATTATGttccttgatcttgaaatcacATACTTTTGCTCTGATCTGAATTGTTTCAAGCTTCAAATGCAGGAATAAAAGGTAAGAAAGGTACATGAGTAAAGAATTATTTACatgggcaaaaaaaaaaagataactgAAATAGTTCAAATACCTTGACAACAGAAGCCCCTTTCGCTGAGCAGATCCTGATCGTATGCACCATCTGCCATCAACTGTACTCACTTCCTCAGCCAATATTTGTAGAAGAGGCTATTAAGAATTTGAAAGAAGATACATCTGATTGCAAGTGCGAAACTGTCAAATTTGAGGATTCTTTTTCATTTATCATCCAGGAGCCCAAATTTTCATAGTAATCATTGAAATTTTGAAGTGCTTTAGTGTGGGAGAAATACAGAGTTAGCACATCATGAAAAAAGCAACGTATTACCAAAGAGGATGATTCCCTTGTTTCATTCCTAATCAAGGCCTCCATCAACTGGTACAACTGAATGGAGAAGATGATTAAACAGATACTCCTTAGTCCATTTATGGGTCTGGTTCGGACACTCGTgggaagttatttttaatttaatttttaataatattaagtttagtattaacatacgaaatctatatatttagaaactacaataaaaatactattaaacccaaaaagaaaattaaaaatgactaaaaaatactaaacaaaaataaacaaaagagaaagagttaatttgacgaatagtaagtatgacagataaaatgggacagagggagtattagaTAGTATAGTAAACACAGGAAATGTGGAGCAGGCCTCCAAAATAATAGTCAATTTTTATTACAACATTGCTACAGAGCACATATAAACGAAATCCAGCATTCAtaggatggcaacggggcgggggcgggaagtatactccccgtccccgtccccgcccccGACGGGGAATTGAAatattccccatccccgttcCCGCGGGGAATTAGGCGGGGACGGGATTCTCCGTTCCCCGTCAACTCCtagtcaaaatattaaataaatgtaaattttaataataattttttttaaaaatataagtcctagcttcaaaatttaaaatatgtatatatgtaattcaTATGGCAGTATGGGAGTATActatgtaatatgtatatatgtaattcaTATGGCAGTATActatgtaatatgtatatatatgtaattcatATGTGTAATGATGTAATATCTATATATGTAATTCATATGGCAGTATAGtatgtaatatgtatatgtgtaatGCAGTATGTGTAATACAGCTgctatgctatatatatatatatatattcggacGAGGCGGGGaggggaggggtatccccgtccccgtccctgTCCCCGACGGGGAATTTGTGAAATTTTctgtccccgtccccgatccccaaaaattttccccatccccgtccccgtccccgtctcTAACGGGGACGGGAATCCCCACCGAGAACGGagcacattgccatccctatccAGCAATGAAGAATCATTGCATAAAAAATATCATCCAGACTCATGAGAAATATTATGGGCCCATCTAGCCAAATAGAAAAGTTAGAAATATTATAtcatcaaatcaaatatattgtgataataaataagaaaagaaaagaatatcaaacgagttatatagatTAGCGATCCAATCAGAATAAGGGTAGAAGAATATTAATAAATCATTT
Coding sequences within it:
- the LOC116001926 gene encoding uncharacterized protein LOC116001926 isoform X1, whose product is MVHTIRICSAKGASVVKMQEDLHDIENVFSIIVGIDAIDRLMLEHSIACHLEVHILIYFCHKTRAPLLLVKNQIWTYHPWRWRLLKLNKLPPIPVDIFIAQNTKVLVITGPNIGGKTICLKTVGLAAVMAKSGRSNAINIGQRLGIAEVILDNARELYGVANAEINEVIAYNSIYLGLVTSGREYMSRLDF
- the LOC116001926 gene encoding uncharacterized protein LOC116001926 isoform X3, producing the protein MQEDLHDIENVFSIIVGIDAIDRLMLEHSIACHLEVHILIYFCHKTRAPLLLVKNQIWTYHPWRWRLLKLNKLPPIPVDIFIAQNTKVLVITGPNIGGKTICLKTVGLAAVMAKSGRSNAINIGQRLGIAEVILDNARELYGVANAEINEVIAYNSIYLGLVTSGREYMSRLDF
- the LOC116001926 gene encoding uncharacterized protein LOC116001926 isoform X2, whose amino-acid sequence is MVHTIRICSAKGASVVKMQEDLHDIENVFSIIVGIDAIDRLMLEHSIACHLEVHILIYFCHKTRAPLLLVKNQIWTYHPWRWRLLKLNKLPPIPVDIFIAQNTKVLVITGPNIGGKTICLKTVGLAAVMAKSGRSNAINIGQRLGIAEVILDNARELYGVANAEINEVILEIWRDLTRNFMSKFTRLNIT